In Halomarina salina, one DNA window encodes the following:
- the ndk gene encoding nucleoside-diphosphate kinase gives MSDHERTFLMVKPDGVQRGLAGDIVSRFEERGLKLVGAKFMQISDDLAAEHYAEHEDKPFFDDLTDFITSGPVLAMVWEGQDAVAQGRRMMGATDPLEADPGTIRGDYGLDLGRNVIHGSDTEEGSAEREIDLFFDDEELVDYERIDETWLYE, from the coding sequence ATGAGCGACCACGAGCGCACCTTCCTGATGGTCAAGCCCGACGGCGTCCAGCGCGGCCTCGCGGGGGACATCGTCTCCCGGTTCGAGGAGCGCGGGCTGAAACTCGTCGGCGCGAAGTTCATGCAGATCTCCGACGACCTCGCCGCCGAGCACTACGCCGAACACGAGGACAAGCCGTTCTTCGACGACCTGACCGACTTCATCACGTCGGGTCCCGTCCTCGCGATGGTCTGGGAGGGCCAGGACGCGGTCGCCCAGGGTCGCCGGATGATGGGCGCGACGGACCCGCTCGAAGCGGACCCGGGCACCATCCGCGGCGACTACGGCCTCGACCTCGGCCGGAACGTCATCCACGGCTCCGACACCGAGGAGGGCTCGGCCGAGCGCGAGATCGACCTGTTCTTCGACGACGAGGAACTGGTCGACTACGAGCGCATCGACGAGACCTGGCTGTACGAGTAA
- a CDS encoding NADP-dependent oxidoreductase, with protein sequence MGDTNRTWLLAERPDGRPDEGCFEFVERDVPEPGRDEVLVRTLYMSVDPYMRGRMRDAESYAEPWEVGDPMQAGVVGEVVESNHPRWTEGDVVNGELQWADYAVAGGHELTPVDPDVAPVSTALGVLGMPGMTAYFGLLDVGEPKPGDTVVVSGAAGAVGSVVGQVAKEAGCRVVGVAGAEEKIDWLTDELGFDAGINYQEGDVHAELRAACPDGVDVYFDNVGGPVTDAVFRELNVRSRVVVCGQIALYNATDVPTGPRKLAQLIQKRAKVEGVLVSDYADRYGEAAERLGRWVADGTVQYRETVTEGLENAPDAFLGLFDGVNIGKQVVHVADRE encoded by the coding sequence ATGGGTGACACCAACCGGACGTGGCTGCTCGCAGAGCGACCAGACGGTCGGCCCGACGAGGGCTGCTTCGAGTTCGTCGAACGCGACGTTCCCGAACCGGGCCGCGACGAGGTACTGGTGCGGACGCTGTACATGTCCGTCGACCCGTACATGCGCGGTCGAATGCGCGACGCCGAGTCGTACGCCGAGCCGTGGGAGGTGGGCGACCCGATGCAGGCGGGCGTCGTCGGCGAGGTAGTCGAATCGAACCATCCGCGGTGGACCGAGGGTGACGTGGTCAACGGCGAACTCCAGTGGGCGGACTACGCCGTCGCGGGCGGTCACGAGCTGACGCCCGTCGACCCGGACGTGGCACCCGTCTCGACGGCTCTCGGCGTGCTGGGGATGCCGGGGATGACGGCGTACTTCGGCCTGCTCGACGTGGGCGAACCGAAACCGGGCGACACCGTCGTCGTCTCGGGCGCGGCGGGGGCGGTCGGCTCTGTCGTCGGCCAGGTCGCGAAGGAGGCCGGCTGTCGCGTGGTCGGCGTCGCCGGGGCCGAGGAGAAGATCGACTGGCTCACGGACGAACTGGGCTTCGACGCGGGTATCAACTACCAGGAGGGCGACGTGCACGCCGAACTTCGAGCGGCGTGCCCCGACGGCGTCGACGTCTACTTCGACAACGTGGGTGGGCCCGTCACGGACGCCGTGTTCCGGGAGTTGAACGTTCGCTCCCGCGTCGTCGTCTGCGGGCAGATCGCGCTCTACAACGCGACCGACGTCCCCACCGGGCCGCGGAAACTGGCACAGCTCATCCAGAAGCGTGCCAAGGTCGAAGGAGTCCTCGTCAGCGACTACGCCGACCGGTACGGGGAGGCGGCCGAACGCCTCGGACGGTGGGTCGCCGACGGGACGGTCCAGTACCGCGAGACGGTGACCGAGGGCCTGGAGAACGCGCCCGACGCGTTCCTCGGGCTCTTCGACGGCGTCAACATCGGGAAGCAGGTCGTCCACGTCGCCGACCGCGAGTGA
- a CDS encoding winged helix-turn-helix transcriptional regulator — MGYRLDRIDKRILFHLAQDARNTTAREVAEEVDVSAGTIGNRIERLEESGILEGYHADINYEKADNLLTRIYICHAPNSDRERLAEEVLQIPGVINVRRAMIGRENLHVVAVGTDTRDIGRISRKLTDLGLEVEHEGLVEEEQFQPYSPYGPSDEHSHTGKGFMTLAGDAELTDLRLLEDAPVVGMTIGEAAAADILSDDVLVVTIERGESMITPKGDVEFHESDIVSLLFRNGLSESVLEDFGGDVVHR; from the coding sequence ATGGGGTACCGACTCGATAGAATCGACAAGCGCATCCTCTTTCACCTCGCACAGGACGCCCGTAACACGACCGCTCGAGAGGTGGCCGAGGAAGTCGACGTCTCCGCAGGGACGATCGGAAATCGTATCGAACGGCTCGAGGAGAGCGGCATCCTGGAGGGGTATCACGCGGACATCAACTACGAGAAGGCCGACAACCTGCTCACGAGGATATACATCTGTCATGCCCCGAATTCGGACCGTGAGCGACTCGCAGAGGAAGTGCTCCAGATCCCAGGTGTGATCAACGTCCGACGAGCGATGATCGGTCGAGAGAACCTCCACGTCGTCGCCGTCGGGACCGACACCCGAGACATCGGGCGAATTAGCCGGAAGCTCACCGACCTCGGCCTCGAGGTCGAGCACGAGGGCCTGGTAGAAGAAGAGCAGTTCCAGCCGTACTCCCCCTACGGTCCGAGCGACGAACACAGTCACACTGGAAAGGGGTTCATGACCTTGGCTGGTGACGCCGAACTGACCGATCTACGCCTCCTGGAAGACGCCCCTGTCGTCGGAATGACCATCGGAGAAGCCGCCGCCGCGGATATCCTCTCGGATGACGTCCTCGTCGTCACCATCGAACGTGGAGAGTCGATGATAACGCCCAAAGGTGACGTCGAGTTCCACGAGAGTGATATCGTCTCACTTCTCTTCAGAAACGGTCTCTCGGAGTCTGTACTCGAGGATTTCGGTGGCGACGTGGTCCACCGATAG
- a CDS encoding 30S ribosomal protein S28e, with protein sequence MSAEEESGATSAEVVEIVGKTGMHGEAMQVKCRIREGENQGRIIARNVLGPVRVGDVLQLRETAREADSIGGR encoded by the coding sequence ATGAGCGCCGAAGAAGAGAGCGGTGCGACGTCCGCCGAGGTCGTCGAAATCGTCGGCAAGACCGGCATGCACGGCGAAGCCATGCAGGTCAAGTGTCGCATCCGCGAGGGCGAGAACCAGGGTCGCATCATCGCGCGAAACGTCCTCGGGCCGGTCCGCGTCGGCGACGTGCTCCAGCTGCGCGAGACCGCCCGCGAGGCAGACTCCATCGGAGGACGGTAG
- the tmcA gene encoding tRNA(Met) cytidine acetyltransferase TmcA → MLGSLARTLREEARRADERRLCCLAGEADPEPALQEVLDAADLDDAVLLGHRDLAALTRHEPRQAGALLGTTRDCVVVDLRDECRPNALGRAVGAVDGGGLLVVLAPPLDDWPDRRDRFDETLAVPPDTLDDVAGNFRRRLVGLLRAHPGVALVDLDSGTVERDGLTEPAPTQPTSPPALPDDHAFPRVAYESCLTDDQVAAVQAFEALREGNSAVVCTADRGRGKSSAAGIAAGALAAAGRDVLVTASDRRGAGELFARARAVLDAMGLLAHGEETVQATDGGRVRFASPAEATDLPDDPDVVFVDEAAGLPVDLLAAFLGRVPVGYATTVHGYEGAGRGFAVRFSERLARNDVDVREVTMADPIRYAGTDPVEPWAFRALLLDASPPVEPLVADATPESVEYVSPSSADLREDEHLLREAFGLLVLAHYRTEPDDLARLLDAPNLTTHLLTHDGHSVAVALVAREGGLDPETCAEVYREGRVQGNMLPDLMTGQLRDPDAAGPVGRRVVRIAVHPQVQSQGLGSRLLDDLHGEFDDADWFGTSFGATPRLLAFWQDNGYRPVHLSATRNATSGEHSAALLRGDDSPLVARHARWFRERVGDVLADTLREVDADVVRRTLAGTTFEEPNLTDREWRLVAAAAYGPGQFDMHPGPFRRLALAVLTDPESDLSADRERLLVRRVLQFHDWEVTAEELDYFTASGARRELGRTLQVLVERYGLKAARDERDRYG, encoded by the coding sequence ATGCTCGGTTCGCTCGCTCGCACCCTCCGCGAGGAAGCCCGTCGCGCCGACGAGCGACGGCTCTGCTGTCTCGCGGGGGAGGCCGACCCGGAACCCGCGCTTCAGGAGGTGCTCGACGCGGCCGACCTCGACGACGCCGTCCTCCTCGGCCACCGTGACCTCGCGGCCCTGACGCGCCACGAACCCCGGCAGGCCGGTGCCCTCCTCGGGACGACCCGCGACTGCGTCGTCGTGGACCTGCGCGACGAGTGTCGCCCGAACGCCCTCGGCCGCGCCGTCGGTGCCGTCGACGGCGGGGGGCTGCTCGTCGTCCTCGCACCGCCGCTCGACGACTGGCCCGACCGTCGCGACCGGTTCGACGAGACGCTGGCCGTCCCGCCGGACACCCTCGACGACGTCGCCGGGAACTTCCGACGGAGACTCGTCGGGTTGCTCCGCGCCCATCCGGGCGTCGCCCTCGTCGACCTCGATTCGGGGACCGTCGAACGCGACGGCCTGACCGAGCCCGCACCCACGCAGCCGACTTCCCCGCCTGCACTCCCGGACGACCACGCCTTCCCTCGCGTCGCCTACGAGTCGTGTCTCACCGACGACCAGGTCGCCGCGGTGCAGGCGTTCGAAGCGCTCCGGGAGGGGAACAGCGCCGTCGTCTGCACCGCCGACCGCGGGCGAGGCAAGTCCAGCGCGGCGGGTATCGCCGCCGGAGCCCTCGCCGCGGCGGGCCGGGACGTGCTCGTGACGGCGAGCGACCGGCGCGGCGCGGGGGAACTGTTCGCCCGTGCTCGTGCCGTCCTCGACGCCATGGGGCTGCTCGCCCACGGGGAGGAGACGGTGCAAGCGACCGACGGTGGTCGGGTCCGCTTCGCCTCGCCCGCGGAGGCGACCGACCTGCCAGACGACCCCGACGTCGTGTTCGTGGACGAGGCGGCCGGCCTCCCCGTGGACCTGCTCGCCGCCTTCCTCGGTCGTGTGCCGGTCGGCTACGCGACGACGGTCCACGGCTACGAGGGCGCGGGACGGGGGTTCGCCGTGCGATTCAGCGAGCGACTCGCCCGGAACGACGTCGACGTGCGGGAGGTGACGATGGCCGACCCCATCCGCTACGCCGGGACCGACCCCGTCGAACCGTGGGCGTTCCGGGCGCTGCTGCTCGACGCCAGCCCGCCGGTCGAACCGCTCGTCGCCGACGCGACGCCCGAGTCCGTCGAGTACGTCTCACCCTCGTCCGCGGACCTGCGCGAGGACGAGCACCTGCTCCGTGAAGCGTTCGGGTTGCTCGTCCTCGCGCACTACCGGACGGAACCCGACGACCTGGCGCGACTGCTCGACGCGCCGAACCTCACGACCCACCTGCTCACGCACGACGGACACTCCGTCGCCGTCGCACTCGTCGCCCGTGAAGGCGGACTGGACCCCGAGACGTGCGCCGAGGTGTACCGCGAGGGCCGCGTCCAGGGCAACATGCTCCCGGACCTCATGACGGGACAGTTGCGCGACCCCGACGCGGCCGGACCGGTGGGACGCCGGGTCGTCCGCATCGCCGTCCACCCGCAGGTCCAGTCCCAGGGACTCGGGAGCCGACTTCTCGACGACCTGCACGGGGAGTTCGACGATGCCGACTGGTTCGGGACGAGTTTCGGCGCGACGCCGCGACTGCTGGCGTTCTGGCAGGACAACGGCTACCGCCCCGTCCACCTCTCGGCGACGCGCAACGCCACCAGCGGTGAACACTCGGCGGCCCTGCTCCGTGGCGACGACTCGCCGCTCGTCGCTCGCCACGCGCGCTGGTTCCGCGAACGCGTCGGCGACGTGCTGGCCGACACGCTCCGGGAAGTGGACGCCGACGTGGTCCGGCGAACGCTCGCCGGGACCACGTTCGAGGAACCGAACCTGACCGACCGCGAGTGGCGACTCGTCGCGGCCGCCGCGTACGGCCCCGGCCAGTTCGACATGCACCCCGGTCCGTTCCGGCGACTCGCGCTCGCGGTGCTCACGGACCCGGAGTCGGACCTGAGCGCCGACCGGGAGCGGCTGCTCGTCCGTCGCGTCCTCCAGTTCCACGACTGGGAGGTGACCGCCGAGGAACTCGACTACTTCACCGCGAGCGGTGCCCGGCGCGAACTCGGTCGGACG
- the rpl7ae gene encoding 50S ribosomal protein L7Ae: MPVYVDFDVPADLEDDAIEALQVARDTGSVKKGTNETTKAIERGNAQLVYVAEDVTPEEVVMHIPELATEKEIPYLFVETQDDIGHAAGLEVGSAAAAIVDAGEAESDVEDIADKLEELN; encoded by the coding sequence ATGCCAGTATACGTAGACTTCGACGTTCCGGCCGACCTCGAGGACGACGCCATCGAGGCGCTCCAGGTCGCCCGGGACACAGGTTCGGTGAAGAAAGGAACGAACGAGACGACCAAGGCCATCGAGCGAGGCAACGCACAGCTCGTCTACGTCGCCGAGGACGTCACGCCCGAGGAGGTCGTGATGCACATCCCGGAGCTCGCCACGGAGAAGGAGATTCCGTATCTCTTCGTGGAGACGCAGGACGACATCGGCCACGCGGCCGGTCTCGAGGTCGGCTCCGCCGCCGCCGCCATCGTGGACGCTGGCGAGGCGGAGAGCGACGTCGAGGACATCGCCGACAAGCTCGAGGAGCTCAACTAG